The genomic interval TGCTATGGCTTCAGCTCCTGCTCGATGCCAAACTCCAACCACCCCCGGAATCCACACCGGTCCATGGACGGGAGATCGCCTGCCCGCGCTGCGGAGGCCCCATGCGCAAAATCAAAAAGATGCCCCGGGCCCCTCCAGCCCATCGTAACGAACACTTCTTCCACGCCGTGGCCGCATGAACTCTTTCATGACCAGCCGCACCCCGTTGATCTCCGTCGATGCCCCGCCGGAGCCCGGTTCCTCTGTGCCCACCCCATGAATACGACAGAAATGGATCCGAAAAACCGATCGGACGCCCTTCGCCACTACCCCGGGTCAGCTCGATCTCTCGAAAACCTCCCCAAAACCAACCGCCATCTCCGGCCCGGGACATACAGTCAGGCAAAAACGAGCCTGATAGAAAACGCATAAGCCGACCGTAGACCAAAGGCGCTCAGCGGCTTGTCCAACCATCGTTCAAGTCCGAGCCTCGTTCCTCGGCTCGGCTAGAACGTTTATTGTTCGGATTTTAGTCGGTGAGTTCTTGCTGCTAAGTGGATGCAAAAGGTAATAGAAAAAACCGAAGCAAACGAGATCAAAGACAATAAAGCAGCCTTTTGATTCGGCGCCAGAAGGATTCCGATGGCGAAAGGCGTAAAGAAACCGCCAAGTCCCAATGGCGTAATGCTAGGGGCTAAAAGAAAACTATGGGACAAGCTCTGTAGGAATAAACTAGAGTTGGAATTCTTTCCCTTCTTTTCTTTAATTTTTCTACATACTTGCCGGTCGATAATGAAGCCCGCCCCCAAGGCGATGAAAGACCCGAATCCAAAGACTAGAAGTAGTAGTTCACCTTCACTCATTTTTTATTCCGAACGTGGAGACCAGACAACCAGCCTAGGAGGCTCAGGTGTCCGGTTGATTTTTAGATTTGGCGGAACGGTTCACTGGTTGTCTGTGTCGTTTGGTTCTGGCGAGTCCTGCTTATAGAGCCATTGCCCCCAAGTCTGCATCCGCTCTCTGAGAATCTCATTTATCTTCAAACTGCTTTCAGAATTACCGAAAGCGGAATTGTCTAAGAACTTCTTTCCCGTAGGAGTGCTGAAGAAAAATAGAATCTCCTTCATTTCGTCTTCTGAATAGGTCGAATCCAGAACGAACGCGATTTCAGTCTGGACGTGGTCTACCGTGTTGCCGGAATTCTCTTCCCATGTTTCTACGACTGATGGATCGGCTTTTCTCATGCTGGGCGGCCACGATCTCAACATTTCTTTAGAATAGATGACTTGAGCCAAAGCCATTGAGGGCGCGCTGGGTTTAGCGGTAGGAGGCTCAGCAGCAAAAGAAGATGCGAAAAATAGGAGGAAGATGAATGATGTCAGTAATTTCATTTTTTCTAGAACGTGAAGGCTAGGCGGCCCAGTCTGCGGGGTTCGAAGTTCTTGGGATTGTCGATTTCACGGGCGGTAAATCTGGGTTGCCTAGGCCGTCTGGATATGGCTCCGATATTGGCCATCCCGTTCGTCCTCGGCAACTGCTTTCTCTTCTTCGGTTCGCTTTTCTTGCACCACCGATTTCACGGATTTCACAGATCAAAGGATTCTATCTTCACTCTCCCATCCATGCTATCTAGGTCATCCGTGGTTTGAAATTCTTCTCTCTCCCATTTCGTAGAGGTGCATCGATGGAGTGGAGGCGCAGCCCCCGGAGTTGTGAGGACTCTGCGATATGATAATATTTTAGTTAGTTCCATTCGATCTTTGTAAGTGCGAATATCAGGTAAATCGATACAGCTGCTGAGGGTATCGCGATAATCCATTTCGTAAATGTTTTTGAACTAAATACTCGGATCGAGATCGCGGCGGCGTATCCGCAGAATGTGATGACTAACGGGCTAGCAAAAAGCAGTGCGATCGAAAATAGCATCGAAACCCTCTCAGCCTCGGCGTTGCCAAACAAGATGAACGTCGTAAGTGAAGACACAGCCCAACAAACGAGGAAAGCCAATATGACGATCCAGCCACCGATGATTAGCTTAGTGTGCTTCGTTTTCTTCATATCGTGGAGGAGACTCAAGGAGTGAGCGAGGGACGAGCGAACGGAGTTGAGACCTCCGTCTGGATAGGTGATTCCATGGCGATTAACGGTATAGGACAAGAGAGATCCATCCGCTTAGAAAGATAATGCAACAAGCAACAAACCCTAAGGCAATGCGTGCACCACTTGGCCCATACGCACGATTTGGGAATTCCAGCAGAAAAGCAAAAAGACTGGGATATCCTGACCAACGCTTCCAAAGTCCAAGACGAAAAAATTCCCTTTTTCTTATGGTAAACCAGAGGAGGTAAATCCCTGGGAGCAATAGCAATGCAGGGACCATCCAGAGTTCCTTTGCTTCTATTCCTTGCATTTTTCTTACCTATCGTGGAGGTGTATCGATGTAGTGGAGGCGGAGCCGTAACGGAATTGATACCACCGATTTGTTCGGGTTTGTTCTCAGTTATCCGCGAGGTAAGTCGCGAGATCGTGGCTAGACCAACCGCCTCGCCCAGGTCTCCCAGGAGTTCCACTTAATCCTGGTCTACCCGGCCTGCCCCCAAAACCAGGAGTCCCGGGAGTGCCACCGATTCCTGGGCGGGAAGGTAAGCCTGTGGCTTCTCTTAAAAAGCCAATTGCGGAATTACGGGAATCATACAGGACGCCGTTCTCAAACCATCCAATGTGGCTGCCTCTAAGTGAGTATACATTTATTCCGAAAATCCATGCGGTAACTGATCCACGATTATTCCTTATGCAGTCCCGATCTAATATGCAGGTAGCTTGCCCGTTACGATTGTATATCCAATTGCTCATAATAATTTTTCTCCCGAACGGTGAGCTGTGGCATGGAGTGAGCGAGGGACGAGCGAATGGAATTGATCACCAGCGACTGGTTCTGATTTTCATCCTTCGATTCCGGCATCTGTAAATCCAGTGTCATGATTTCCTCTGACTACAATTGTATGCCCCCAGAAAAGGTCGCCGTCGTTATAGGCAAACTCTACACTGCCGTTCGAGTCTAAATTCAAGTAATCGAGTGTCATTTGTTTACGAAATGCTTTCTCAGATATCTCTGAATCACCATCGTTTAGCCAAAATCCATTCTTGGTTTCCAGAAGTTCGCTTACTGCACAGTCTCGCGCGTCCTGATCCAATTTCTTTATCTTCTTCCAAATTTCTTGTGCTTGCTTCGCTAATTCAGAAAACTCCTCCCCCTCGGAAGTATCTAGGTAAATGGAAACATGTCTGAGTCCATATCGTTTCTTGCCCTCATACCAGTTTACACTTCGGTCGAGCGTGAAAGTTCCAAGATGTGGAACCTTATGGCAAACTGGCTGCTTTAGATTCTCCGCGATTTCGTTCAGTTCATCGTCCTGTGCGTTCGCATTCTCGAGATTGATTAATAACGCCTGTTTCTTATCAAATCCCTCAAAGTCTGCCACCTTCGCTTTGAATGATACGATCGCATATGGTTCAATTTTTTTCGTGAGCTCTCCAGTCTTCTCTTCTGGCACAATTTTCCTTAACGTCATTCCATTTTTTTGAAGAATGCCTTTAGAGTCTTTCCATGCGACCAGCCCAATTGAAACAGTCCAATCTTTCTCCCCCTTCGATTTGGAAGCACCTGGGCCACTAGCCTCAACAAGACCCAGGAAAGATTCTGTAGGTTGCTCGTTTAGTGATGCATAAATCTGTTGTTGGCGCCTTCTAGCCTTTTCGAATATGTCTTCCATCGATTACTTCAGAACGTGGAGCTCTAGCGCGGCGCGTTAGCGACGTTGCCCAGTAGCGACAGGTTCGCGTTCAGTTGATTTCGATGCTCCATATCAGCTGAATCTCCTCCGGAAAATCCTGATAATGAAAACGGTTGATACTCTGTAAAGAGCAGCCCATCCTTGCGTAAAATCGACAGGCGCCAAGATTGTTGTTCTGGGTCTCGATCTTCATTTTCTTACATCCTCGCGATTTCGACCACCTTAGAGCTTGGGAGAACAATTGCGATCCTATTCCTTGACCTCTGTGTTGCGACGAAACCCTGATATCCCACAGCACCGACAGATCGGAACGCCCCTCCAGCATATGGACGCCCTCGGTATCATACGCAACCAAACATCCGCCCACATGCTCCCCGCCAACGAGAGCGTGAAAGACCCCCCACTTCGTGAGGTCCCATGATCTTGCCCATTGTATTGGTGGTTCAATTGCATCGTAATTTTTCTCTTTTTCGGGTATCGTCCTTTCTCTTAAAATGATATCTCCCAAGCCCCGCTCCGGGATCACGGC from Puniceicoccus vermicola carries:
- a CDS encoding DUF2262 domain-containing protein, producing the protein MEDIFEKARRRQQQIYASLNEQPTESFLGLVEASGPGASKSKGEKDWTVSIGLVAWKDSKGILQKNGMTLRKIVPEEKTGELTKKIEPYAIVSFKAKVADFEGFDKKQALLINLENANAQDDELNEIAENLKQPVCHKVPHLGTFTLDRSVNWYEGKKRYGLRHVSIYLDTSEGEEFSELAKQAQEIWKKIKKLDQDARDCAVSELLETKNGFWLNDGDSEISEKAFRKQMTLDYLNLDSNGSVEFAYNDGDLFWGHTIVVRGNHDTGFTDAGIEG
- a CDS encoding DUF2059 domain-containing protein is translated as MKLLTSFIFLLFFASSFAAEPPTAKPSAPSMALAQVIYSKEMLRSWPPSMRKADPSVVETWEENSGNTVDHVQTEIAFVLDSTYSEDEMKEILFFFSTPTGKKFLDNSAFGNSESSLKINEILRERMQTWGQWLYKQDSPEPNDTDNQ
- a CDS encoding GNAT family N-acetyltransferase, with translation MIEITEVELNEQPEAVLEAYARITSYFRYSVILDAVIPERGLGDIILRERTIPEKEKNYDAIEPPIQWARSWDLTKWGVFHALVGGEHVGGCLVAYDTEGVHMLEGRSDLSVLWDIRVSSQHRGQGIGSQLFSQALRWSKSRGCKKMKIETQNNNLGACRFYARMGCSLQSINRFHYQDFPEEIQLIWSIEIN
- a CDS encoding 4-fold beta flower protein, translating into MSNWIYNRNGQATCILDRDCIRNNRGSVTAWIFGINVYSLRGSHIGWFENGVLYDSRNSAIGFLREATGLPSRPGIGGTPGTPGFGGRPGRPGLSGTPGRPGRGGWSSHDLATYLADN